The following proteins are co-located in the Candidatus Avedoeria danica genome:
- a CDS encoding FG-GAP repeat protein produces the protein MPHVRRADIASGQRARPPIAARIVGLRGASAVAPENTLAAVRQAVAEGAGAVWVDARVTSDGVAVLLRDATLDRTSGCQGEVAAQTAAQVTACDAGTKFDARFSGERVPRLADVVGVLGGARLIVDLAYAGSDGDAAVVAALAGAASIDVTVVSDRSASLAAVKAARSGTHGWLRVDRGADWAQARAAGADGVSMPGELVTNADIAAAKVAGLQVAVHDPADEVALVDALLYGADAVAVTRVGPSVWAAGLTFRTLDGRDFGRPNASQTGFGQLMASGDVNGDGIMDLVIGAPQDSQRAAAAGWLGVALGGSDFPRRLSTATMAEPDGQWGAVVAVGDFNGDDNDDLVIGYPRSDRLGNDAGGLWLWDGSVNGMRSQPLPFGPAVGAGAQLGAVLAVGDVNGDGIDDLIAGAPGTNVNGRPGAGRVYVLAGRLDAGPTIGGALTLDRSLDEVPGDPTTREGFGASVALSDLDGDSLADIVVGVPEAEVDGARGAGQLIVFKSMGEDMTGALTFDEMAVSTIDRSDADVPDEALRADNWGARLHVADIDRDGFGDLIVPDPNATVAEAREAGDVTLLFGSATGRDPARTVAVHQDSGLLPDEAQARDRFGASLALGDIDGDALPDLIIGAPGEERRRLPGVGLVTTVWNSAHGVEPRAAAGVAPDIWPLRSALANGLGFGSAVAAGDFNGDGVADLAIANPNQTIDGVPFANALVMAWGWSATLPGVPPASPTPRASATPTASPTGPTPTASPTGPTPTPEPATATPVGPTSTPTRTPRPLRPAYLPYSARVHFLGRYGPGVPLQVHRPHIVPRRIHLADLQLDLLEQQRAPLGKYQAALVRCDGLLQRQIAVLELLDGGLEPGERVFKAERGHVFGRRFGGGRHVGVASDVRGVESAVHRRSPWSGSGRTGFEG, from the coding sequence ATGCCGCATGTCCGTCGCGCCGACATCGCGTCCGGCCAGCGCGCCCGTCCGCCGATCGCGGCGCGGATCGTGGGGCTGCGGGGGGCGAGCGCCGTGGCGCCCGAGAACACGCTGGCGGCCGTTCGACAGGCAGTGGCCGAGGGAGCTGGTGCGGTGTGGGTCGATGCCCGGGTGACGAGCGACGGCGTGGCGGTGCTGCTGCGGGACGCGACGCTCGATCGCACCTCGGGCTGCCAGGGTGAGGTCGCGGCGCAGACCGCTGCGCAGGTTACGGCATGCGACGCCGGCACGAAGTTCGATGCCCGATTCAGCGGAGAACGCGTCCCGCGGCTCGCCGATGTCGTCGGTGTGCTCGGCGGCGCCCGGCTGATCGTGGATCTGGCGTACGCCGGATCTGACGGGGATGCGGCGGTGGTCGCGGCGCTGGCGGGCGCGGCATCGATCGACGTGACGGTCGTCAGCGACCGCTCGGCCTCGTTGGCGGCGGTGAAGGCGGCGCGGTCCGGCACACACGGCTGGCTGCGCGTCGACCGCGGTGCCGACTGGGCGCAGGCGCGCGCGGCTGGTGCGGATGGGGTGTCCATGCCTGGCGAACTCGTGACGAATGCCGACATCGCGGCCGCCAAGGTCGCTGGACTGCAGGTGGCGGTGCACGATCCGGCCGACGAGGTGGCGCTTGTCGACGCGCTGTTGTACGGTGCCGACGCCGTGGCGGTGACGCGGGTCGGGCCGAGTGTCTGGGCCGCCGGCCTGACGTTCCGAACCCTCGACGGCCGCGACTTCGGCCGACCGAACGCGTCGCAGACGGGCTTCGGCCAGCTGATGGCCAGCGGCGACGTGAACGGCGACGGCATCATGGACCTCGTGATCGGCGCGCCGCAGGACAGCCAGCGGGCGGCGGCGGCCGGCTGGCTCGGCGTGGCGCTCGGCGGCAGCGACTTCCCGCGGCGCCTTTCCACGGCCACGATGGCCGAGCCGGACGGCCAGTGGGGTGCGGTGGTTGCGGTGGGGGACTTCAACGGCGATGACAACGATGACCTCGTCATCGGCTACCCGCGCAGCGACCGGCTCGGCAACGATGCCGGCGGCCTTTGGCTGTGGGACGGCTCGGTGAACGGGATGCGCAGCCAGCCGCTGCCGTTCGGCCCGGCGGTTGGCGCCGGCGCGCAGTTGGGCGCAGTGCTCGCCGTCGGCGACGTGAACGGCGACGGCATCGACGACCTCATCGCCGGCGCGCCGGGCACGAACGTGAATGGCCGGCCGGGCGCCGGCCGGGTCTACGTCCTCGCCGGACGCCTCGATGCCGGACCGACGATCGGCGGCGCGCTCACGCTCGACCGCTCACTCGACGAGGTCCCGGGCGACCCCACCACGCGAGAGGGCTTTGGCGCCTCGGTCGCGCTGTCGGACCTCGACGGCGACAGCCTTGCCGACATCGTGGTTGGCGTTCCGGAGGCCGAGGTGGACGGAGCGCGCGGCGCCGGCCAGCTGATCGTCTTCAAGAGCATGGGCGAGGACATGACCGGCGCGCTGACGTTCGACGAGATGGCCGTCTCGACGATCGATCGCAGCGATGCGGATGTCCCGGACGAGGCGCTGCGGGCCGACAATTGGGGCGCACGCCTCCACGTCGCGGACATCGACCGCGATGGTTTCGGCGATCTCATCGTCCCCGACCCGAACGCCACCGTGGCCGAGGCACGCGAGGCGGGCGACGTGACGCTGCTCTTCGGCAGCGCGACGGGTCGTGACCCGGCGCGGACGGTTGCCGTGCACCAGGACAGCGGCCTGCTGCCCGATGAGGCGCAGGCGCGCGACCGCTTCGGCGCGTCGCTGGCGCTCGGCGACATCGACGGCGATGCGCTGCCCGATCTGATCATCGGCGCGCCCGGCGAAGAACGGCGGCGGTTGCCGGGCGTCGGACTCGTCACAACCGTCTGGAACTCGGCGCACGGCGTCGAGCCGCGGGCCGCGGCCGGCGTGGCGCCTGACATCTGGCCGCTGCGGTCCGCCTTGGCCAACGGCCTTGGGTTCGGCAGCGCCGTGGCGGCGGGCGACTTCAACGGCGATGGCGTGGCGGATCTGGCCATCGCGAACCCGAACCAGACGATCGACGGCGTGCCGTTCGCGAACGCGCTCGTCATGGCCTGGGGCTGGAGCGCCACGCTGCCCGGCGTGCCCCCCGCCAGCCCGACCCCGCGAGCCAGCGCCACGCCGACCGCATCGCCCACCGGCCCGACGCCGACCGCATCGCCCACCGGCCCGACACCGACGCCTGAGCCGGCAACCGCGACGCCGGTCGGCCCGACGTCGACGCCGACGCGCACGCCGCGTCCGTTGCGTCCGGCGTACTTGCCGTATTCGGCGCGGGTGCACTTCCTGGGGCGGTACGGGCCGGGGGTGCCCCTACAGGTTCACCGCCCCCACATCGTTCCCCGACGCATCCACCTGGCGGATCTTCAGCTCGACCTGCTCGAGCAACAACGCGCACCGCTGGGCAAGTACCAGGCCGCGCTCGTACGCTGCGACGGCCTGCTCCAGCGGCAGATCGCCGTTCTCGAGCTGTTGGACGGTGGTCTCGAGCCGGGCGAACGCGTCTTCAAAGCCGAGCGCGGCCACGTCTTCGGTCGCCGATTCGGGGGCGGCCGCCACGTCGGGGTGGCGAGCGACGTGCGTGGGGTTGAATCGGCGGTCCATCGACGGTCTCCTTGGAGCGGATCTGGGCGGACAGGATTCGAAGGCTGA
- a CDS encoding dihydroorotate dehydrogenase electron transfer subunit: MLPRPLRLAAVRDENARTRTFIFDAAIDAAPGQFAMLWLPGLDEKPFSLLDTDPVSFAIAAVGPFTRALHRLSVGDTVWLRGPFGTPFALTGDDHVLVGGGYGVAPLLLLARQALAKGNRVRTVIGARTAGELLLVDATRAAGATVAVTTEDGSAGDRGRVTDVVGRWLADDRPATLYACGPHGMLAALRDQAGSAGVPSQLSWEAYMRCGIGICGSCEHDGMLLCADGPVLCAG; encoded by the coding sequence GTGCTGCCCCGACCGCTGCGCCTGGCCGCCGTCCGCGACGAGAACGCCCGCACGCGCACGTTTATCTTCGACGCGGCGATCGACGCCGCGCCCGGCCAGTTCGCGATGCTCTGGCTGCCCGGACTGGACGAGAAGCCGTTCAGCCTGCTGGACACCGACCCGGTGTCGTTCGCCATCGCCGCCGTCGGGCCGTTCACGCGGGCGTTGCACCGGCTGTCCGTCGGCGATACGGTGTGGCTGCGCGGCCCGTTCGGCACGCCGTTCGCTTTGACCGGCGACGACCACGTGCTCGTCGGCGGCGGCTACGGCGTCGCGCCGCTCCTGCTGCTCGCCCGCCAAGCGCTGGCCAAGGGCAACCGCGTGCGCACCGTCATCGGCGCGCGGACGGCCGGCGAGCTGCTGCTCGTCGACGCGACGCGGGCCGCGGGGGCGACGGTGGCCGTCACGACGGAGGACGGCAGCGCGGGCGATCGGGGGCGCGTGACGGACGTCGTGGGCCGCTGGCTGGCGGACGATCGACCGGCTACGCTCTACGCGTGCGGGCCGCACGGCATGCTGGCCGCCCTGCGGGACCAGGCCGGCAGCGCCGGCGTGCCGAGTCAGCTGTCATGGGAGGCCTACATGCGCTGCGGGATCGGGATCTGCGGCAGCTGCGAGCACGATGGGATGTTGTTGTGTGCGGATGGGCCGGTGCTGTGCGCAGGGTAA